Proteins encoded by one window of Kribbella flavida DSM 17836:
- a CDS encoding HpcH/HpaI aldolase family protein translates to MNSFAARLRARDQLVGYWVMLDAPPATERIARVGYDYVVLDQQHGLLSTRGILDGLMAIDAAGTATVGLVRVEANNATPIGRALDAGAAGVIVPLVDSAEDAARAVRAAKYPPAGIRSYGPARSGLRVGPVPAEADAATVVLAMIETAAGLDNVAEICATPGLDGVYVGPSDLCLAVGGTFPGDPEVDEVFDAAVQRIAEVAAAAGVAAGIHTNDGATAKRRLAEGYTFATVSSDLDHLQAVAADHLATVGLRAGSTDPAY, encoded by the coding sequence GTGAACTCCTTCGCCGCTCGCCTCCGCGCCCGTGACCAGCTCGTCGGCTACTGGGTGATGCTCGACGCCCCACCGGCGACCGAACGCATCGCCCGCGTCGGCTACGACTACGTGGTGCTCGACCAGCAGCACGGCCTGCTCAGCACCCGGGGCATCCTCGACGGCCTGATGGCGATCGACGCGGCCGGTACGGCGACGGTCGGCCTGGTGCGGGTGGAGGCGAACAACGCAACGCCGATCGGGCGGGCGCTGGACGCCGGCGCGGCCGGGGTGATCGTGCCGCTGGTGGACTCCGCGGAGGACGCGGCGCGGGCGGTGCGGGCGGCGAAGTACCCGCCGGCGGGGATCCGGTCGTACGGGCCGGCCCGGTCGGGGCTGCGGGTCGGGCCGGTGCCGGCCGAGGCGGACGCGGCGACGGTGGTGCTGGCGATGATCGAGACCGCGGCCGGGCTGGACAACGTCGCGGAGATCTGCGCGACTCCCGGGCTGGACGGTGTCTACGTCGGGCCGTCGGACCTGTGCCTGGCCGTCGGGGGCACGTTCCCGGGCGATCCGGAGGTGGACGAGGTGTTCGACGCCGCGGTGCAGCGCATCGCCGAAGTGGCGGCTGCCGCGGGTGTTGCCGCCGGCATCCACACCAACGACGGCGCGACGGCCAAGCGGCGGCTCGCTGAGGGGTACACCTTCGCGACGGTGTCGTCGGACCTGGACCACCTGCAGGCGGTGGCCGCCGACCATCTCGCGACGGTCGGGCTCAGGGCCGGCAGCACCGACCCGGCGTACTGA
- a CDS encoding GTP-binding protein, whose product MAAQRTTPLTLLVGLSTTLRQPVLDAIVDAGTVAVVVDQDELPDRGVLTWRVTDASGPVDAGEFTVDDDCGSCQLIESLLPLLETLVERGHWQHVVLAAPPAMEARSLVNALVATAPGVTVDTVTCVVDAVLLVEQLSGDELLDERGLALSPADRRNVAELTARQIEYADVCVLANAHRGRAPERLQNLLLHLNPRTTVVEAGPSGVPAGPVARTGLFDFSAAEQWAGEVADGQRLQPSGEGVTTVLWRSTRPLHPARLNDALEDIVNGVVRSRGVVWLANRPTQRVRWESAGYSASLGTLGEWADTEHLAECTVVATGVGLDPARLQSTLDACLLTEAELAGLDWQSLDDPFAGVL is encoded by the coding sequence ATGGCCGCCCAGCGCACGACCCCGCTGACCCTGCTCGTCGGGCTCTCCACGACCCTCCGCCAGCCGGTGCTCGACGCGATCGTCGACGCCGGCACCGTGGCCGTCGTGGTGGACCAGGACGAGCTGCCCGACCGCGGCGTCCTCACCTGGCGGGTCACCGACGCGAGCGGGCCGGTCGACGCCGGCGAGTTCACCGTGGACGACGACTGCGGCTCCTGCCAGCTGATCGAGTCGTTGCTGCCGCTGCTGGAGACGCTGGTCGAGCGCGGGCACTGGCAGCACGTCGTACTGGCGGCGCCGCCGGCGATGGAAGCCCGCTCTCTGGTCAACGCGCTGGTCGCCACGGCGCCGGGCGTCACCGTGGACACCGTGACGTGTGTCGTCGACGCGGTGCTGCTGGTCGAGCAGCTGTCCGGCGACGAGCTCCTGGACGAGCGCGGGCTCGCCCTCAGCCCGGCCGACCGGCGGAACGTCGCCGAGCTGACCGCGCGGCAGATCGAGTACGCCGACGTCTGCGTGCTGGCCAACGCGCACCGCGGCCGTGCACCGGAACGCCTGCAGAACCTGCTGCTCCACCTGAACCCACGGACGACCGTGGTCGAGGCAGGACCGAGCGGCGTACCGGCGGGGCCGGTGGCGCGGACCGGGCTGTTCGACTTCTCGGCGGCCGAGCAGTGGGCAGGCGAGGTGGCCGACGGTCAGCGGCTGCAGCCGAGCGGTGAGGGCGTCACGACCGTGCTGTGGCGGTCGACCCGGCCGCTGCACCCCGCGCGCCTGAACGACGCGCTGGAGGACATCGTCAACGGGGTGGTCCGCAGCCGCGGCGTGGTGTGGCTGGCGAACCGGCCGACCCAGCGGGTGCGGTGGGAGTCGGCCGGCTACAGCGCCTCGCTCGGCACACTCGGCGAGTGGGCCGACACCGAGCACCTTGCCGAGTGCACCGTCGTCGCCACCGGAGTCGGGCTCGACCCCGCCCGGCTGCAGTCGACGCTCGACGCCTGCCTGCTGACCGAGGCGGAGCTGGCCGGCCTGGACTGGCAGTCCCTCGACGACCCCTTCGCCGGGGTGCTCTGA
- a CDS encoding AAA family ATPase, producing the protein MTDREAGVGPVDVLDPADVSALSRKVLDRVGEAVVGKAEALELVLAGVLAGGHVLLEDYPGLAKTLAARSFAQALGLEFRRVQFTPDLLPSDVTGAFVYDQKDSEFVFRPGPIFTGLLLADEINRTPPKTQAALLESMQEHQVTVEGQTFPLPSPFHVLATANPVEYEGTYPLPEAQLDRFMLRIGFGYPSADEEWQVLQRRMARRQEDQFVQPVTDAAGLLAAQRAVETVTVDDTVGRYCVELAAATRRDSQVLVGASPRGSLALLLTSRAYAVIKGRDYVVPEDVKAVAVAALAHRITVRPELWLHDVTGASVVRAVLGLVPAPPTVVGARQ; encoded by the coding sequence GTGACTGATCGGGAAGCCGGAGTGGGTCCGGTCGACGTGCTGGACCCGGCGGACGTGTCCGCACTGAGCCGGAAGGTGCTGGACCGGGTCGGTGAGGCCGTCGTCGGCAAGGCCGAGGCGCTGGAGCTGGTGCTCGCCGGGGTGCTGGCCGGCGGTCACGTGCTGCTGGAGGACTACCCCGGACTGGCCAAGACGCTCGCCGCCCGATCCTTCGCGCAGGCACTCGGGCTGGAGTTCCGCCGGGTCCAGTTCACGCCGGACCTGCTGCCCTCGGACGTCACCGGTGCCTTCGTCTACGACCAGAAGGACTCGGAGTTCGTGTTCCGGCCGGGACCGATCTTCACCGGCCTGCTGCTCGCCGACGAGATCAACCGGACACCGCCGAAGACCCAGGCGGCCCTGCTGGAATCCATGCAGGAGCACCAGGTCACCGTCGAGGGCCAGACCTTCCCGCTGCCGTCGCCGTTCCACGTGCTGGCCACGGCGAACCCGGTCGAGTACGAAGGCACCTACCCGCTGCCGGAGGCACAGCTTGACCGCTTCATGCTCCGGATCGGCTTCGGCTACCCGAGCGCCGACGAGGAGTGGCAGGTGCTCCAGCGCCGGATGGCACGCCGCCAGGAAGACCAGTTCGTCCAGCCCGTCACGGATGCGGCTGGCCTGCTCGCAGCTCAGCGCGCGGTGGAGACCGTCACCGTCGACGACACCGTCGGCCGGTACTGCGTGGAGCTGGCGGCCGCGACGCGTCGGGACTCCCAGGTGCTGGTCGGTGCGTCGCCGCGAGGGTCGCTGGCGCTGCTGCTGACCTCTCGGGCCTACGCGGTGATCAAGGGCCGCGACTACGTCGTACCGGAGGACGTGAAGGCGGTTGCGGTGGCTGCGCTGGCGCACCGGATCACCGTGCGGCCTGAGTTGTGGCTGCACGATGTCACCGGCGCCAGCGTCGTACGGGCGGTGCTGGGGCTGGTTCCGGCGCCACCGACCGTCGTGGGCGCGCGGCAGTGA
- a CDS encoding acyl-CoA carboxylase subunit beta produces MSRDHWTEVKAAREATLAPPEKAAAKLASQNKLYVRDRIAQLVDEGSFVEEAQLANALNPGLPADGVVTGRALVDGRPALIVANDPTVKAGSWGARTVEKIVRITEVALRDELPIFWLIDSAGARITDQVQLFPGRRGAGRIFHNQVALSGKVPQICCLFGPSAAGGAYIPAFCDLVIMVDGNASMYLGSPRMAEMVVGEKVTLEEMGGARMHTSVSGCGDLLAADDAEAIELAKQYFSYLPGSWQSRPPSYDASAPGRDFTRDLVPAEESVGFDIHDVIDALLDADTFFELKPAYAPELVVGFGLLAGQVVGIVANQPAVKGGVLFVDSADKAARFIWLCDAFNVPLVYLCDVPGFMIGSEVERAGIIRHGAKMITAVSEATVPTVSVIVRKAYGAGLYAMCGPGFSPDACVALPTAKIAVMGPEAAINAVYYNKIQEIADDTERVEYVAKLREEYETDIDILRLAADLVIDAIVEPEDLREDLIARLAAAQTKDRHFSTKRHGVPPV; encoded by the coding sequence GTGAGTCGCGATCACTGGACCGAGGTGAAGGCCGCCCGTGAGGCGACGCTGGCGCCGCCCGAGAAGGCGGCGGCCAAGCTGGCCTCGCAGAACAAGCTCTACGTCCGGGACCGGATCGCCCAGCTCGTCGACGAGGGCAGCTTCGTCGAGGAGGCGCAGCTGGCGAACGCGCTGAACCCCGGCCTGCCCGCCGACGGCGTGGTCACCGGCCGCGCGCTGGTCGACGGCCGGCCGGCGCTGATCGTCGCCAACGACCCGACCGTGAAGGCCGGGTCCTGGGGTGCGCGGACGGTGGAGAAGATCGTCCGGATCACCGAGGTGGCGCTGCGCGACGAGCTGCCGATCTTCTGGCTGATCGACTCGGCCGGCGCCCGGATCACCGACCAGGTCCAGCTGTTCCCGGGCCGGCGCGGCGCGGGCCGGATCTTCCACAACCAGGTCGCGCTGTCCGGCAAGGTGCCGCAGATCTGCTGCCTGTTCGGCCCGTCCGCGGCCGGCGGGGCGTACATCCCGGCGTTCTGCGACCTGGTGATCATGGTCGACGGCAACGCCTCGATGTACCTGGGGTCGCCGCGGATGGCCGAGATGGTGGTCGGCGAGAAGGTGACGCTGGAGGAGATGGGCGGCGCCCGGATGCACACCAGCGTGTCCGGTTGCGGCGACCTGCTCGCGGCCGACGACGCCGAGGCGATCGAGCTGGCCAAGCAGTACTTCTCGTACCTGCCCGGCTCCTGGCAGTCCCGGCCGCCGTCGTACGACGCGTCCGCGCCGGGGCGGGACTTCACCCGCGACCTGGTGCCGGCCGAGGAGTCGGTCGGCTTCGACATCCACGACGTGATCGACGCGCTGCTGGACGCGGACACGTTCTTCGAGCTGAAACCGGCGTACGCGCCGGAGCTGGTGGTGGGTTTCGGGCTGCTGGCCGGTCAGGTGGTCGGCATCGTCGCGAACCAGCCGGCCGTCAAGGGTGGCGTGCTGTTCGTCGACTCCGCGGACAAGGCGGCCCGGTTCATCTGGCTGTGCGACGCGTTCAACGTGCCACTGGTCTACCTGTGCGACGTGCCGGGCTTCATGATCGGCTCGGAGGTCGAGCGGGCCGGCATCATCCGGCACGGCGCGAAGATGATCACCGCGGTGTCGGAGGCGACCGTGCCGACGGTGTCGGTGATCGTGCGCAAGGCCTACGGCGCCGGGCTGTACGCCATGTGCGGGCCGGGGTTCTCGCCGGACGCCTGCGTCGCGCTGCCGACGGCGAAGATTGCGGTGATGGGTCCGGAGGCGGCGATCAACGCGGTCTACTACAACAAGATCCAGGAGATCGCGGACGACACCGAGCGGGTCGAGTACGTCGCGAAGCTGCGCGAGGAGTACGAGACCGACATCGACATCCTGCGGCTGGCCGCCGACCTGGTGATCGACGCGATCGTCGAGCCGGAGGACCTGCGCGAGGACCTGATCGCTCGGTTGGCCGCGGCACAGACCAAGGACCGCCACTTCAGCACCAAGCGGCACGGCGTACCGCCGGTGTAG
- a CDS encoding maleylpyruvate isomerase N-terminal domain-containing protein, with amino-acid sequence MRAPERGALPLWLATTLGRAYGRVTEVVQGLSDEDFARPTRCSGMAVGPLLVHLLYDAERALAAFASPSAAAPDRDFVSYWKDFPPHPGGEDETAFVRTVASAYRRPSDGLVRHWRELSEAAVRAAAFALVDKDQRIETQGHVLRVQDFVATLIVEATVHHLDLVVDLPDAPEPDYEALQVTARTLDGLFGPEAWDVIAWDTTTYVLKATGRLPLDDDDLDLLGTHASRLPLIG; translated from the coding sequence ATGAGGGCTCCGGAGCGTGGTGCGTTGCCGTTGTGGCTCGCCACGACGCTGGGCCGGGCGTACGGGCGGGTGACCGAGGTCGTGCAGGGGCTGTCCGACGAGGACTTCGCGCGGCCGACCCGCTGCTCGGGCATGGCGGTCGGGCCGTTGCTGGTGCATCTGCTGTACGACGCGGAGCGGGCGCTCGCCGCGTTCGCGAGTCCGTCGGCGGCCGCGCCGGACCGGGACTTCGTCAGCTACTGGAAGGACTTCCCGCCGCACCCGGGCGGGGAGGACGAGACCGCGTTCGTGCGGACGGTCGCCTCGGCGTACCGGCGGCCGTCCGACGGGTTGGTGCGGCACTGGCGGGAGCTGTCCGAGGCGGCGGTGCGGGCGGCGGCGTTCGCGCTGGTGGACAAGGACCAGCGGATCGAGACCCAGGGGCACGTCCTGCGGGTGCAGGACTTCGTGGCGACGCTGATCGTCGAGGCGACCGTGCACCACCTGGACCTGGTCGTGGACCTGCCGGACGCGCCGGAGCCGGACTACGAGGCGCTGCAGGTGACCGCGCGGACGCTGGACGGGCTGTTCGGGCCGGAGGCGTGGGACGTGATCGCCTGGGACACCACGACGTACGTGCTGAAGGCGACCGGGCGGCTGCCGCTGGACGACGACGACCTCGACCTGCTCGGCACCCACGCGAGCCGGTTGCCGCTGATCGGGTAG
- a CDS encoding phosphotransferase family protein: MPGTELLHQLVADAGLAPVRSCTALSGHGFDHEILRATLVDGREIVLRHRPDVARPLPIELARFLAAHDVPAPALLGGNDRATLYEFVPGEMLSALVAEQRMTDDNWRSVGTTFRRLHDIRFPAGLTGVLRDGRLELAIADPVRALHELLVGSEPWLQANLPIAVPHLAQLHEAIDARAGQLREAPTALLHWDVNPANVIVGPERTALIDWGDPWVGDPAQEIAALEEHVYLINGSDVPAAFFETYGPRPANTALHRLTGAIGWLSSGDFEEWEDLAPELKVKADRWQAGLVTYLSAVADHLHRL, translated from the coding sequence ATGCCCGGTACTGAGCTGCTGCACCAACTCGTCGCCGATGCCGGGCTGGCGCCCGTGCGGTCGTGCACCGCGCTGAGCGGCCACGGGTTCGACCACGAGATCCTGCGCGCGACGCTCGTCGACGGCCGGGAAATCGTGCTCCGGCATCGCCCGGACGTCGCTCGACCGTTGCCGATCGAGCTCGCACGGTTCCTGGCCGCGCACGACGTACCGGCGCCGGCTCTGCTGGGCGGGAACGACCGGGCCACGCTGTACGAGTTCGTGCCCGGCGAGATGCTGTCCGCCTTGGTCGCCGAGCAGCGGATGACCGACGACAACTGGCGCTCGGTCGGTACGACGTTCCGTCGGCTGCACGACATCCGGTTCCCCGCGGGCCTGACCGGCGTACTGCGCGATGGCAGGCTGGAGCTGGCGATCGCCGACCCGGTCCGGGCGCTGCACGAACTCCTGGTCGGGTCGGAGCCCTGGTTGCAGGCCAACCTGCCGATCGCCGTACCGCACCTGGCCCAGTTGCACGAGGCAATCGACGCGCGCGCCGGTCAGCTGCGTGAGGCCCCAACCGCCTTGCTCCACTGGGACGTCAACCCCGCCAACGTCATCGTCGGCCCGGAGCGGACCGCGCTGATCGACTGGGGTGACCCGTGGGTGGGCGACCCCGCGCAGGAGATCGCCGCGCTGGAGGAGCACGTCTACCTGATCAACGGCTCCGACGTCCCGGCCGCCTTCTTCGAGACCTACGGACCGCGCCCGGCGAACACCGCGCTCCACCGTCTCACCGGCGCGATCGGCTGGCTCAGCTCGGGCGACTTCGAGGAGTGGGAGGACCTCGCCCCGGAGCTGAAGGTCAAGGCCGATCGGTGGCAGGCCGGCCTGGTCACCTACCTGTCGGCGGTCGCCGACCACCTGCACCGGCTCTGA
- a CDS encoding DUF58 domain-containing protein: MTWRPTHAQVRAVCAAAGLLVVAVVARRPDLAVFGLPLAFVAVWGRFFRPREVPVAETELDANVLFEGQATTYRVRVPGTLDPDIDLVVAALPRTQWFRYDPPQAAVAEPATEGPLSLEVGLRSERWGRRQLEKPQVIATSALGSYRVHLPPAAAQTVRTLPLREGFEAVDAVPRPAGLVGLHRSRRPGEGTELAGVRPFRTGDRLRRINWSVSARTRELHVTSTWSDRDTEVVILLDTGGEVGVSEGIGGRSSSLDTAVRAAASIAEHYLRHGDRVRLVDTGTAVGGVRAGSGRSHLRRILDVLVHADQKGRQQDETSLARRHRIRADSLVLVLSPLLRPAILGYVVTLVHSGCTVIAVDTLPEGVSDVIDLDQHDAHFWPLAWRIRLLERRRELDRLGDLGVPTVRWRGAGTLDEVLRDAARVASAPRMRS, from the coding sequence GTGACCTGGCGGCCCACGCACGCGCAGGTCCGGGCGGTTTGTGCGGCCGCGGGACTGCTGGTGGTCGCCGTGGTCGCCCGGCGACCGGACCTGGCCGTGTTCGGGCTGCCGCTGGCCTTCGTCGCCGTCTGGGGACGGTTCTTCCGGCCGCGGGAGGTGCCGGTGGCCGAGACCGAGCTGGACGCGAACGTGCTGTTCGAGGGCCAGGCCACGACGTACCGGGTGCGAGTGCCGGGCACGCTCGACCCTGACATCGACCTGGTGGTCGCCGCGCTGCCGAGGACGCAGTGGTTCCGCTACGACCCGCCGCAGGCCGCTGTGGCCGAGCCGGCGACGGAGGGGCCGCTGTCGCTTGAGGTCGGCCTACGGTCCGAGCGCTGGGGGCGGCGCCAGCTCGAGAAGCCGCAGGTGATCGCCACGTCCGCGCTGGGCTCGTACCGGGTGCACCTGCCGCCCGCGGCCGCGCAGACCGTGCGCACGTTGCCGCTGCGCGAAGGCTTCGAGGCGGTCGACGCCGTACCGCGGCCTGCCGGGCTGGTCGGGCTGCACCGATCCAGGCGGCCCGGTGAGGGGACGGAGCTGGCCGGAGTCCGGCCGTTCCGGACCGGTGACCGGCTGCGGCGGATCAACTGGTCGGTGTCCGCGCGGACCCGGGAGCTGCACGTCACCTCGACGTGGTCCGACCGGGACACCGAGGTCGTCATCCTGCTGGACACCGGTGGCGAGGTCGGGGTCAGCGAGGGCATCGGTGGTCGCTCCAGCAGCCTGGACACCGCCGTCCGCGCGGCTGCCTCGATCGCCGAGCACTACCTGCGGCACGGCGACCGGGTCCGCCTGGTCGACACCGGTACGGCGGTGGGCGGCGTCCGGGCCGGAAGCGGGAGGTCCCACCTGCGCCGGATCCTCGACGTCCTGGTGCACGCCGACCAGAAGGGGCGGCAGCAGGACGAGACCTCACTGGCCCGGCGGCACCGGATCCGGGCCGACAGCCTGGTGCTGGTGCTCAGCCCGCTGCTGCGTCCCGCAATCCTCGGGTACGTCGTCACGCTGGTGCACTCGGGCTGCACGGTGATCGCGGTCGACACGTTGCCGGAGGGGGTGTCCGACGTGATCGACCTGGACCAGCACGACGCGCACTTCTGGCCGCTGGCCTGGCGGATCAGGCTGCTGGAGCGTCGCCGCGAGCTGGACCGGCTCGGCGACCTCGGCGTACCGACGGTGCGCTGGCGCGGCGCGGGCACGCTGGACGAGGTCCTTCGCGACGCCGCGCGGGTCGCCTCCGCCCCGAGGATGCGCTCATGA
- a CDS encoding DUF4129 domain-containing protein: MQRTRRSVLAVTAAVVLGIAVVVLVVLASAGGSVQPFSESTLSASPRSIPTQSVSQPFAAPTPIDGPSPEEVTPVEMPEWLKALWQALVYAVATLVALFLLRALYRLLRKVELPQGEDDDTDWERVKVDRLAEAVETGLASVESGTASDAVIACWVALEEAAASAGVAREPSETPAEFTVRVLGVGGISEPELLRLAELYREARYSTHGSSEDARAQARAALLRLRDELAAAMARDGAATAGTAG, from the coding sequence ATGCAGCGGACCCGACGCAGTGTGCTGGCGGTGACGGCTGCGGTGGTGCTGGGGATCGCTGTGGTCGTGCTGGTGGTGCTGGCGTCCGCCGGTGGCAGCGTGCAGCCGTTCAGCGAGAGCACGCTCAGCGCCTCACCGCGATCCATCCCGACGCAGAGCGTGAGCCAGCCGTTCGCTGCCCCCACACCGATCGACGGGCCGTCGCCAGAGGAAGTGACGCCGGTCGAGATGCCCGAGTGGCTCAAGGCGCTGTGGCAAGCCTTGGTGTATGCCGTGGCGACGCTGGTCGCGCTGTTCCTGCTGCGCGCGCTGTACCGCCTGCTGCGCAAGGTGGAGCTGCCACAGGGCGAGGACGACGACACCGACTGGGAGCGGGTCAAGGTGGACCGGCTGGCGGAGGCGGTCGAGACCGGTCTGGCTTCCGTCGAGTCCGGTACGGCGAGCGACGCGGTGATCGCGTGCTGGGTGGCGCTGGAGGAGGCAGCTGCTTCCGCGGGAGTGGCCCGGGAGCCGTCCGAGACGCCGGCCGAGTTCACCGTCCGCGTGCTCGGGGTCGGGGGCATCTCCGAGCCCGAGCTGCTCCGGCTCGCCGAGCTCTACCGCGAGGCGCGGTACTCGACCCACGGCTCCAGCGAGGACGCCCGGGCCCAGGCGAGGGCCGCGCTGCTGAGGCTCCGCGACGAGCTGGCCGCAGCCATGGCCCGCGACGGCGCAGCCACCGCGGGGACGGCCGGATGA
- a CDS encoding GNAT family N-acetyltransferase, whose amino-acid sequence MTNGIGRFEGEWDELVRLLNLGFAQPWNDAQLEAERKVWEPARSFVAAEDKELTGHTTAFSLRMTVPGAQLPVAGVSMVCVSPTHTRRGILRDLMRAQLTDLHENGVEPVAVLTASEPVIYGRFGYGLGSDHQQITVPKTARALRPVAGVDAVRVRYADLEEARAVTTRIHNEQAAGRPGMFQHDDRWHDYVSGENVVTDTSGASPLRCVLATVDGEVTGYAYFRTRRTTKGFVDVSRVHARDLASHVALWQLLLNQDLLGETTYEHLPSDDPLLSLLVDPRAPKPTTADGLWVRLADVGRALAGRTYAEEVDVVLGVSDDFLPWNAGQWHLTGGPGGASCEKTDRPADVQLDVRELGAVYLGKPSLALLGAAGLVEERTEGALAATSRAFLGKRLPWLDTGF is encoded by the coding sequence ATGACCAACGGCATCGGGCGGTTCGAGGGCGAGTGGGACGAGCTGGTACGACTGCTGAACCTGGGGTTCGCGCAGCCGTGGAACGACGCGCAGCTGGAGGCCGAGCGCAAGGTCTGGGAGCCGGCCCGTAGCTTCGTCGCCGCGGAGGACAAGGAGCTCACCGGGCACACCACCGCCTTCTCGCTGCGGATGACCGTGCCCGGCGCGCAGCTCCCGGTGGCCGGGGTCAGCATGGTGTGCGTCAGCCCGACCCACACGCGTCGCGGCATCCTGCGTGACCTGATGCGCGCCCAGCTCACCGACCTGCACGAGAATGGGGTGGAGCCCGTCGCCGTGCTCACCGCGAGCGAGCCGGTGATCTACGGCCGGTTCGGCTACGGGCTCGGGTCGGACCACCAGCAGATCACCGTGCCGAAGACAGCCCGAGCGCTGCGCCCGGTGGCCGGCGTCGACGCGGTGCGAGTCCGGTACGCCGACCTGGAGGAGGCACGGGCGGTCACCACCCGGATCCACAACGAGCAAGCGGCCGGCCGGCCCGGCATGTTCCAGCACGACGACCGCTGGCACGACTACGTCTCCGGCGAGAACGTCGTCACCGACACCTCCGGCGCTTCGCCCCTGCGCTGCGTGCTGGCGACGGTGGACGGCGAGGTCACCGGCTACGCGTACTTCCGGACCCGCCGGACAACCAAGGGCTTCGTGGACGTGTCTCGGGTGCATGCGCGTGACCTGGCCTCGCACGTCGCGCTCTGGCAACTCCTGCTGAACCAGGACCTGCTCGGCGAGACGACGTACGAGCATCTGCCGTCGGACGACCCGCTGCTGTCGTTGCTGGTCGACCCCCGGGCGCCGAAGCCGACGACGGCCGACGGGCTCTGGGTGCGGCTCGCGGACGTCGGCCGTGCCCTGGCTGGTCGCACGTACGCCGAGGAGGTCGACGTGGTGCTGGGCGTCTCCGACGACTTCCTCCCGTGGAACGCGGGGCAGTGGCACCTCACCGGTGGACCGGGCGGCGCCAGCTGCGAGAAGACCGACCGCCCGGCCGACGTGCAACTCGACGTACGGGAGCTGGGAGCGGTGTACCTCGGCAAGCCGTCGCTCGCGCTGCTCGGCGCGGCCGGACTCGTCGAGGAGCGGACCGAAGGTGCTTTGGCGGCCACCTCCCGGGCGTTCCTCGGAAAACGCCTCCCCTGGCTCGACACAGGCTTCTGA
- a CDS encoding acyl-CoA dehydrogenase family protein, with the protein MSYELSEEHRAFRTSVRDFAEAEIAPHAAEWDRKHHFPVETVQKMGQLGLFGLTAPEQYGGAGGDFTSLCVAIEEISRVDQSMGITLEAAVGLGINPILTYGTDEQKQRWLPDLVAGRALAGFGLTEPDSGSDAGATRTRAVLDGDEWVIDGSKQFITNSGSSITSVVTVTARTGERADGRPEISTIIVPAGTPGFVAEAQYDKLGWHASDTHPLTFTGCRVPQENLLGRRGKGFAQFLATLDDGRVAIGAVALGCIKACLEMSVQYAGERKTFGVPIGQKQGVAFQISDLKVMADAAELLVYRAAALKDSGASVQEFKQAAAVAKLYATESAVTATRIATQVFGGYGFMEEYPVTRFYRDAKILEIGEGTSEVQRMLIARGLGLPVE; encoded by the coding sequence ATGTCGTACGAGTTGTCCGAGGAGCACCGCGCGTTCCGCACCAGCGTGCGCGACTTCGCCGAAGCCGAGATCGCGCCGCACGCCGCGGAGTGGGACCGCAAGCACCACTTCCCGGTGGAGACGGTGCAGAAGATGGGGCAGCTCGGCCTGTTCGGGCTGACCGCGCCGGAGCAGTACGGCGGCGCCGGCGGCGACTTCACCAGCCTGTGCGTCGCGATCGAGGAGATCTCCCGGGTCGACCAGTCGATGGGCATCACGCTGGAAGCGGCGGTCGGCCTGGGCATCAACCCGATCCTCACCTACGGCACCGACGAGCAGAAGCAGCGCTGGCTGCCGGACCTGGTCGCGGGTCGCGCGCTGGCGGGCTTCGGCCTCACCGAGCCGGACTCGGGCTCCGACGCCGGCGCCACCCGGACCCGCGCGGTGCTGGACGGCGACGAGTGGGTGATCGACGGGTCGAAGCAGTTCATCACCAACTCCGGCTCGAGCATCACCTCGGTCGTCACCGTGACCGCGCGCACCGGCGAGCGGGCCGACGGGCGGCCGGAGATCTCCACGATCATCGTCCCGGCCGGGACGCCGGGCTTCGTCGCCGAGGCGCAGTACGACAAGCTCGGCTGGCACGCGTCGGACACCCACCCGCTGACGTTCACGGGCTGCCGCGTTCCGCAGGAGAACCTGCTGGGCCGGCGCGGCAAGGGGTTCGCGCAGTTCCTGGCGACGCTGGACGACGGCCGGGTCGCGATCGGCGCGGTCGCACTCGGCTGCATCAAGGCCTGCCTGGAGATGTCGGTCCAGTACGCCGGTGAGCGCAAGACCTTCGGCGTACCGATCGGGCAGAAGCAGGGTGTCGCGTTCCAGATCTCCGACCTCAAGGTGATGGCCGACGCGGCCGAGCTGCTGGTCTACCGGGCGGCGGCGCTGAAGGACTCCGGCGCCTCGGTGCAGGAGTTCAAGCAGGCGGCCGCGGTGGCGAAGCTGTACGCGACGGAGTCGGCGGTCACCGCGACCCGGATCGCGACCCAGGTGTTCGGCGGCTACGGCTTCATGGAGGAGTACCCGGTGACCCGGTTCTACCGCGACGCCAAGATCCTGGAGATCGGCGAGGGCACCTCCGAGGTGCAGCGCATGCTGATCGCCCGCGGCCTCGGCCTCCCGGTCGAGTGA